Within the Streptosporangium album genome, the region TGGCCCGCGCGGTGCGGACGTAGTCCTCGCTGAGCTGCTCCACCATCGTCGAGCGGGTCATCCGGGTGTAGTTGGCGGTGAAGATGATCGCCAGCACGACCCAGGGCAGGAACAGCCCTCCGGCCCAGGCCATGGGGTTCTCGGTGAACGGCACGTAGGCGGGTTGGTCGAGGATGTTGTTCTTGTAGACCAGGAAGTACAGCGCGAGCGTGCCGACGAAGTAGATCTGCACGGACGCGCCGATCAGCGACGACACACTGGCGATCTTGTCCAGCGGCCTGCCCTGCCGCAGGGCGGCGACGATGCCGGTCGTCACGCCGAAGACGAGGAAGACGGCCGACGCGCCGATCGTGAGCGAGACGGTGACCGGGAGCCGGTCCAGGATCGTCTCCAGCACCGGTGCCCGGTTGACGAAGGAGTAGCCGAGACAGGGGGCGGGGCAGTGGCCCAGGCCCTCGTAGTCGCGACCGGCGAAGATGCCGCCCACCCAGCTCAGGAACTGGAGGAACAACGGCTGGTCCAGTCCCAGGTTGTGCCGTGCCTGCTCGAGCAGTTCGGGTGGGCAGACCTTGCCGCAGGCGAGCCGGGCGGGGTCGGCCGGCACGGCGAAGAAGAGGAAGAACGTCACGGCGGCGATGATCAGCAGGGTGACCACCGCGCCGACGGTACGGCGAGCGATGAATCGAAGCATTGCCTGGTTTCCCGACGGGTGGCTGGGGTCGCTGCGGGGGCGGGGCGCCCCCCTGAGCCGTGGTCTCACAGGGCGCGTGCCTGCGAGACCACGGCCGCTGGTGTCCCTACGGCTTCACGAAGATGGTGTTCGGCGAGACGATCCACTGCTGCGGGTCGATCTCGGCGCCGCCCACCTTGGAACCGTGGAGCATGTTGGCGATCCGGTTCTCGGCGACGACCAGCGGGGTGATCGTCTCCTGCACCTTCTTGTCCAGCGCCATCCACGCGGCGTTCGCCTCGTCGAGGTCGGTCATGGCGGTGATCTTCGCCATCTCCTTCTTGAGCGCCGGGTCGTTCAGGTGCGAGTAGTTGGACGCGCCGTCGGCGACGGGGCCGAAGATGACCGGCAGCACCGTGGAGCCGGACGGCCAGTCGGCGCCCCAGCCGCCCCAGTACATGTCGAACTCGTTCTTCACCAGGCCGATGGAGTCGTAGTAGGTCTTGCGGTCCAGTGGCTTGGCCACGACCTTGATCCCGGCCTTCTCCAGCGCGTTCTTGATCGCGACGGTGATCCGCTCCTGGAGCGGAGTCTGGTTGTAGGCGTAGACGATGGTCGGGGCCGGGTT harbors:
- a CDS encoding ABC transporter permease, whose protein sequence is MLRFIARRTVGAVVTLLIIAAVTFFLFFAVPADPARLACGKVCPPELLEQARHNLGLDQPLFLQFLSWVGGIFAGRDYEGLGHCPAPCLGYSFVNRAPVLETILDRLPVTVSLTIGASAVFLVFGVTTGIVAALRQGRPLDKIASVSSLIGASVQIYFVGTLALYFLVYKNNILDQPAYVPFTENPMAWAGGLFLPWVVLAIIFTANYTRMTRSTMVEQLSEDYVRTARAKGMPGRTVVLRFALRGTLIPIVTIFGVDLGTLIGGAIITETTFGLQGIGRLSVRAVTSSDLPMLMATVLVAAGAIVVFNIVVDILYAFIDPRVRLN